From a region of the Falco cherrug isolate bFalChe1 chromosome 9, bFalChe1.pri, whole genome shotgun sequence genome:
- the FGF8 gene encoding fibroblast growth factor 8 isoform X2, producing the protein MDPCSSLFSYVLMHLFVLCLQAQHVREQSLVTDQLSRRLVRTYQLYSRTSGKHVQILDNKKINAMAEDGDVHAKLIVETDTFGSRVRIKGAATGFYICMNKKGKLIGKSNGKGKDCVFTEIVLENNYTALQNAKYEGWYMAFTRKGRPRKGSKTRQHQREVHFMKRLPKGHQTTEPHRRFEFLNYPFNRRSKRTRNSSSRVGP; encoded by the exons ATGGACCCCTGCTCCTCGCTGTTCAGCTACGT GTTAATGCACTTGTTCGTCCTCTGCCTGCAAGCCCAG CATGtgagggagcagagcctggtGACGGATCAGCTCAGCCGACGGCTCGTCCGTACCTACCAGCTGTACAGCCGGACCAGTGGGAAACATGTGCAGATCTTGGACAACAAGAAAATCAATGCGATGGCAGAGGATGGGGATGTGCACG CCAAGCTCATCGTGGAGACGGACACCTTCGGGAGCCGTGTGCGCATCAAGGGGGCAGCCACAGGTTTCTACATCTGCATGAACAAGAAGGGGAAGCTGATCGGCAAG AGCAATGGCAAAGGCAAGGACTGTGTCTTCACGGAGATCGTCCTGGAGAACAACTACACGGCGCTGCAGAACGCCAAGTATGAGGGCTGGTACATGGCCTTCACCCGCAAGGGCCGCCCGCGCAAGGGTTCTAAGACCCGCCAGCACCAACGGGAGGTACATTTCATGAAAAGGCTTCCCAAGGGCCACCAGACCACCGAGCCCCACAGACGCTTTGAGTTCCTCAACTACCCCTTCAACCGGAGAAGTAAAAGGACTAGAAACTCCAGCTCCAGGGTGGGCCCTTGA
- the FGF8 gene encoding fibroblast growth factor 8 isoform X1 yields the protein MDPCSSLFSYVLMHLFVLCLQAQVTVQSPPNFTQHVREQSLVTDQLSRRLVRTYQLYSRTSGKHVQILDNKKINAMAEDGDVHAKLIVETDTFGSRVRIKGAATGFYICMNKKGKLIGKSNGKGKDCVFTEIVLENNYTALQNAKYEGWYMAFTRKGRPRKGSKTRQHQREVHFMKRLPKGHQTTEPHRRFEFLNYPFNRRSKRTRNSSSRVGP from the exons ATGGACCCCTGCTCCTCGCTGTTCAGCTACGT GTTAATGCACTTGTTCGTCCTCTGCCTGCAAGCCCAG GTAACTGTTCAGTCCCCACCTAATTTTACACAGCATGtgagggagcagagcctggtGACGGATCAGCTCAGCCGACGGCTCGTCCGTACCTACCAGCTGTACAGCCGGACCAGTGGGAAACATGTGCAGATCTTGGACAACAAGAAAATCAATGCGATGGCAGAGGATGGGGATGTGCACG CCAAGCTCATCGTGGAGACGGACACCTTCGGGAGCCGTGTGCGCATCAAGGGGGCAGCCACAGGTTTCTACATCTGCATGAACAAGAAGGGGAAGCTGATCGGCAAG AGCAATGGCAAAGGCAAGGACTGTGTCTTCACGGAGATCGTCCTGGAGAACAACTACACGGCGCTGCAGAACGCCAAGTATGAGGGCTGGTACATGGCCTTCACCCGCAAGGGCCGCCCGCGCAAGGGTTCTAAGACCCGCCAGCACCAACGGGAGGTACATTTCATGAAAAGGCTTCCCAAGGGCCACCAGACCACCGAGCCCCACAGACGCTTTGAGTTCCTCAACTACCCCTTCAACCGGAGAAGTAAAAGGACTAGAAACTCCAGCTCCAGGGTGGGCCCTTGA